Proteins from a single region of Verrucosispora sp. NA02020:
- a CDS encoding aspartate aminotransferase family protein: MTLPVHTAEATPTRPPNGPTTARAHLFHAGTVEEYRRVVAAGTERVARRVAEATGPCTGVRPDELAPLVDAVDLDRPLGDATAALDELEEVYLRDAVYFHHPRYLAHLNCPVVLPALLGEAVLSAVNSSMDTWDQSAGGTLIERRLVDWTAGRIGFGPTADGVFTSGGTQSNLHALLLAREEALAGATPADRRILLPRLRIIASAAGHFSVQKAAKLLGLAPDAIVLVETGPDRRMRSGAVRHEIARCRRDGLQVMAVVATAGTTDFGTIDPLDGIAEVCATAGVWLHVDAAYGCGLLVSPTRRHLLDGIERADSVTVDYHKSFFQPVSSSAVLVRDGRTLRHVTWHADYLNPARMVAQRIPNQVDKSMQTTRRFDALKLWLTLRVMGPDAVGELFDEVCDRADDAFDLVAADPRFEVLTRSPLSTVVFRWLPTGRGRDLADAANLRAREALAASGLAVVAGTKVDGRQYLKFTVLNPHTTREDVGYVLDLIAEHAGRYVHAHAGTPAVDLTCPVG, from the coding sequence ATGACCCTGCCGGTGCACACCGCCGAGGCAACGCCGACCCGGCCGCCGAACGGGCCCACAACAGCCCGGGCCCACCTGTTCCACGCCGGCACAGTCGAGGAGTACCGGCGCGTCGTGGCGGCCGGCACCGAGCGGGTGGCCCGGCGGGTGGCCGAGGCGACCGGACCCTGCACCGGCGTACGCCCGGACGAGTTGGCGCCGCTGGTCGACGCCGTCGACCTGGACCGCCCGCTGGGTGACGCCACGGCCGCCCTGGACGAGCTGGAGGAGGTCTACCTGCGCGACGCGGTCTACTTCCACCACCCCCGCTACCTGGCCCACCTGAACTGCCCGGTGGTGCTCCCGGCACTGCTCGGCGAGGCGGTGCTCAGCGCGGTCAACTCCTCGATGGACACCTGGGACCAGAGCGCCGGCGGCACCCTCATCGAACGACGGCTGGTCGACTGGACGGCCGGCCGGATCGGGTTCGGCCCGACCGCCGACGGGGTGTTCACCAGCGGCGGCACCCAGTCCAACCTGCACGCCCTGCTGCTGGCCCGGGAGGAGGCCCTGGCCGGGGCCACCCCCGCCGACCGGCGCATCCTGCTGCCCCGGCTGCGGATCATCGCCTCGGCGGCCGGCCACTTCAGCGTCCAGAAGGCGGCCAAGCTGCTCGGCCTCGCCCCGGACGCGATCGTGCTGGTGGAGACCGGCCCGGACCGTCGGATGCGGTCCGGCGCGGTCCGCCACGAGATCGCCCGCTGCCGCCGTGACGGCCTGCAGGTGATGGCGGTCGTCGCCACCGCCGGCACCACCGACTTCGGCACCATCGACCCGCTCGACGGGATCGCCGAGGTGTGCGCCACCGCCGGGGTGTGGCTGCACGTCGACGCCGCGTACGGCTGCGGGCTGCTGGTCTCGCCCACCCGCCGGCACCTGCTCGACGGCATCGAGCGGGCCGACTCGGTGACCGTCGACTACCACAAGTCCTTCTTCCAGCCGGTCAGCTCCAGCGCGGTGCTGGTCCGTGACGGGCGGACGTTGCGGCACGTCACCTGGCACGCCGACTACCTCAACCCGGCCCGGATGGTCGCCCAGCGCATCCCCAACCAGGTCGACAAGAGCATGCAGACGACCCGGCGCTTCGACGCCCTCAAGCTCTGGCTGACCCTGCGGGTGATGGGCCCGGACGCGGTCGGCGAACTCTTCGACGAGGTCTGCGACCGGGCCGACGACGCCTTCGATCTGGTCGCCGCCGATCCCCGCTTCGAGGTGCTGACCCGTTCGCCGCTGAGCACGGTGGTGTTCCGCTGGTTGCCCACGGGCCGGGGGCGGGACCTGGCCGACGCGGCCAACCTGCGGGCCCGGGAGGCGCTCGCCGCCTCCGGCCTGGCCGTCGTCGCCGGGACCAAGGTGGACGGTCGGCAGTACCTCAAGTTCACCGTTCTCAATCCGCACACCACACGCGAGGATGTCGGGTACGTGCTGGACCTGATCGCCGAGCACGCCGGCCGGTACGTGCACGCCCACGCCGGCACGCCCGCCGTTGACCTGACCTGCCCGGTCGGCTGA
- a CDS encoding lysine N(6)-hydroxylase/L-ornithine N(5)-oxygenase family protein, protein MSSYDFIGIGLGPYNLGLACLTAPIAEIDGLFLEARDDVSWHPGMLLESSRLQTPFMADLVTLADPTSPYSFLSYLKEIGRLYPFYIRENFYPLRVEYDAYCRWAAGKLSNLRFGHQVTAVEYDPADDRYVVTATVAGETVTHRARHVVLGTGTPPHLPPACAGLTSDAVHNSRYLENRDALRAKRSITVVGSGQSAAEIYHDLLGDIHTYGYRLNWVTRSPRFFPLEYTKLTLEMTSPDYVDYFHALPEATRYRLESEQKGLFKGISADLVDGIFDLLYATSVHGPVDTRLLTNTELTEVTYDEAAGVHTLALRHVEQERDFTMETEGLVLATGYHYRVPAYLDPIRDRLRFDGHGRLDVARNYSIDSTGRGVFLQNGGTHTHSITSPDLGMGPYRNAWIIREMLGREAYPIEKSITFQEFGVPA, encoded by the coding sequence ATGTCCAGCTACGACTTCATCGGGATCGGTCTCGGCCCGTACAACCTCGGCCTGGCCTGCCTGACCGCGCCGATCGCCGAGATCGACGGGCTGTTCCTGGAGGCCCGCGACGACGTGTCCTGGCACCCCGGGATGCTGCTGGAGTCATCCCGCCTACAGACCCCGTTCATGGCCGACCTGGTGACCCTGGCCGACCCCACCTCGCCGTACTCCTTCCTCAGCTATCTCAAGGAGATCGGCCGGCTCTACCCCTTCTATATCCGGGAGAACTTCTATCCGCTGCGGGTGGAGTACGACGCGTACTGCCGGTGGGCCGCCGGGAAGCTGTCCAACCTGCGCTTCGGCCACCAGGTGACCGCCGTCGAGTACGACCCGGCCGACGACCGGTACGTGGTGACCGCCACCGTGGCCGGCGAGACCGTGACGCACCGGGCCCGGCACGTGGTGCTCGGCACCGGCACCCCGCCGCACCTGCCGCCCGCGTGCGCCGGACTGACCTCCGACGCGGTGCACAACTCGCGCTACCTGGAGAACCGGGACGCGTTGCGGGCCAAACGGAGCATCACCGTGGTCGGCAGTGGCCAGAGCGCCGCCGAGATCTACCACGACCTGCTCGGCGACATCCACACGTACGGCTACCGGCTGAACTGGGTGACCCGCTCACCCCGGTTCTTCCCGCTGGAGTACACCAAGCTCACCCTGGAGATGACCTCACCGGACTACGTGGACTACTTCCACGCGCTGCCCGAGGCGACCCGCTACCGGTTGGAGTCCGAGCAGAAGGGCCTGTTCAAGGGGATCTCCGCCGACCTGGTCGACGGCATCTTCGACCTGCTCTACGCCACCAGCGTGCACGGCCCGGTGGACACCCGCCTGCTGACCAACACCGAGCTGACCGAGGTCACCTACGACGAGGCCGCCGGGGTGCACACGCTCGCGCTGCGCCACGTCGAGCAGGAACGCGACTTCACGATGGAGACCGAGGGGCTGGTGCTGGCCACCGGCTACCACTACCGGGTGCCGGCGTACCTGGACCCGATCCGCGACCGGCTGCGTTTCGACGGGCACGGCCGGCTCGACGTCGCCCGCAACTACAGCATCGACAGCACCGGGCGCGGCGTCTTCCTCCAGAACGGTGGTACGCACACGCACAGCATCACCTCGCCCGACCTCGGGATGGGCCCGTACCGCAACGCCTGGATCATCCGCGAGATGCTCGGCCGGGAGGCGTACCCGATCGAGAAGTCGATCACGTTCCAGGAGTTCGGGGTGCCCGCGTGA
- the ribA gene encoding GTP cyclohydrolase II produces the protein MSDSLPLASIRTQVTVPLRFPDGYATTARLFTFDGLVDGREHLAFALGDAEQGGAVPLVRPHSECLTGDVFGSQRCDCGPQLREAVQRIAEVGGYLLYLRQEGRGIGLYAKLDAYALQDAGLDTFEANVALGHEEDERDYTVAAQMLVALGVGPIAVLSNNPEKTEQLGRLGVTVTEQVPTGVFLSPANADYLAAKASRAARTVDLPFVR, from the coding sequence ATGTCCGACTCACTGCCTCTCGCCTCCATCCGGACGCAGGTCACCGTGCCGCTGCGGTTCCCCGACGGCTACGCCACCACCGCCCGGTTGTTCACCTTCGACGGCCTGGTCGACGGCCGGGAACATCTCGCCTTCGCCCTCGGCGACGCCGAGCAGGGCGGGGCCGTGCCGTTGGTCCGCCCGCACAGCGAATGCCTGACCGGTGACGTCTTCGGCAGTCAGCGCTGCGACTGCGGCCCCCAGTTGCGGGAGGCGGTGCAGCGGATCGCCGAGGTCGGCGGGTACCTGCTCTACCTGCGGCAGGAGGGCCGGGGCATCGGTCTGTACGCCAAGCTCGACGCGTACGCGTTGCAGGACGCCGGGCTGGACACCTTCGAGGCCAACGTGGCGCTGGGGCACGAGGAGGACGAGCGCGACTACACCGTGGCCGCGCAGATGCTCGTCGCGCTCGGTGTCGGGCCGATCGCGGTGCTCAGCAACAACCCGGAGAAGACCGAGCAGTTGGGGCGCCTCGGGGTCACCGTCACCGAGCAGGTGCCCACCGGTGTCTTCCTCTCCCCGGCCAACGCCGACTACCTCGCGGCCAAGGCCAGCCGCGCCGCCCGTACCGTCGATCTTCCCTTCGTCCGGTGA
- a CDS encoding dihydrofolate reductase family protein, translating to MTGPATAQRPYVLLSCATSIDGYIDDATEERLLLSNDADLDRVDAVRADCDAILVGAGTVRRDDPRLLVRCDRRRAERVALGLPESPTRVTLTGCGDLDPTARFFTVGDTDRIVYSASGALEKTRHRLGDLATVVDAGDPVDLSRALADLADRGIRRLLVEGGAVVHGQFLAAGLADELHLVVAPFFVGDRRAPRFVGEGRFPWHPGRRAQVMEARQIGDVVLTRYALSERCRPA from the coding sequence GTGACCGGCCCGGCGACGGCGCAGCGCCCGTACGTGCTGCTCAGCTGCGCGACCTCGATCGACGGCTACATCGACGACGCCACCGAGGAGCGACTGCTGCTCTCCAACGACGCGGACCTCGACCGTGTCGACGCGGTCCGTGCCGACTGCGACGCGATCCTGGTCGGCGCCGGTACGGTCCGCCGGGACGATCCCCGGTTGCTGGTCCGCTGCGACCGGCGCCGGGCCGAGCGGGTGGCCCTGGGCCTGCCGGAGTCCCCGACCCGGGTGACCCTGACCGGCTGCGGCGACCTGGACCCGACCGCCCGGTTCTTCACCGTCGGCGACACCGACCGGATCGTCTACAGCGCCAGTGGCGCGCTGGAGAAGACCCGGCACCGCCTCGGTGACCTGGCCACCGTCGTCGACGCCGGTGACCCGGTCGACCTGTCGCGGGCCCTGGCCGACCTCGCCGACCGGGGGATACGGCGGCTCCTGGTGGAGGGCGGCGCGGTGGTGCACGGCCAGTTCCTCGCCGCCGGGCTCGCCGACGAACTGCACCTGGTGGTCGCGCCGTTCTTCGTCGGGGACCGGCGGGCACCCCGGTTCGTCGGTGAGGGCCGGTTCCCCTGGCATCCGGGCCGGCGGGCCCAGGTGATGGAGGCGCGTCAGATCGGGGACGTGGTGCTGACCCGCTACGCCCTGTCGGAGCGCTGCCGGCCGGCGTGA
- a CDS encoding penicillin acylase family protein, with protein sequence MDERRTTGPSAHSGRRYRDRYGIPHLRADDPGSLAYAQGRVTALDRAWQIEVERHRSQGSSAAFLGPDALAWDRFARQVRLADTARRCHAALDPATAEWVGRYVDGVNSGLAEGAARTPEFAATGLSPGTWQPWTPLAVWLGHHVLFAGLPTKLWREHVARKLGASAARLFAVDGQVTSGSNGWLVTGDRTATGAPLIAGDPHRFIEAPGIYQQIRLACPEYDVLGFAVPGVPGLPHFGHAGAVAWAITNAMSDYQDLYAERLRRVGDAVEAYGPDGWRPAYRQVETIEVAGADPVEVEVIETERGPVVSGGPDDDPELTVSLRHPPRVTADLGFAVLPALLRARTVGDLDAALDGWVEPVNVVLAADTDGGLLHRVAGRVPRRHPDNGLRVVPGWSAEHTWQGWHDTPQSPVDGVAVMANERGISTALGVEFAPPYRADRIRTLLTARTGWRAEQMAAVHTDTHLAGAAPLLAVLADLDGLSADADALRTRLLAWDRRMAADSVDAAAFADLRSAVARRLAVHPALAGLAEPPAHPEVFHPWLALVPRVGYAVVPLLHADLPGVDRDALVRAAAEEVAATGDTRRWGERHRLLAWQALPDPAAPPGPELHGDSDCVLATSSVPGVTDLCLRGPAARYVWDLARREDSRWVVPLGATGTGAHRDDQLPHWLRGDLVEVTCDWDRLTEEHDD encoded by the coding sequence GTGGACGAGCGGCGGACGACCGGACCCTCCGCGCACAGTGGACGCCGCTACCGGGACCGCTACGGCATCCCGCACCTGCGCGCCGACGACCCCGGCTCGCTGGCGTACGCACAGGGTCGGGTCACCGCCCTGGACCGGGCCTGGCAGATCGAGGTGGAACGACACCGCTCCCAGGGCAGCAGCGCCGCCTTCCTCGGCCCGGACGCGCTCGCCTGGGACCGGTTCGCGCGGCAGGTCCGGCTCGCCGACACCGCGCGACGCTGCCACGCGGCGCTCGACCCGGCGACCGCCGAGTGGGTCGGCCGGTACGTCGACGGCGTCAACAGCGGCCTCGCCGAGGGCGCGGCGCGGACCCCCGAGTTCGCCGCCACCGGCCTGTCCCCCGGCACCTGGCAGCCATGGACACCGCTGGCCGTCTGGCTCGGTCACCACGTGCTCTTCGCCGGGCTGCCCACCAAGCTCTGGCGCGAACACGTGGCGCGCAAGCTCGGTGCGTCGGCGGCCCGCCTGTTCGCCGTCGACGGGCAGGTGACCTCCGGCAGCAACGGCTGGCTGGTCACCGGGGACCGCACCGCCACCGGCGCGCCCCTGATCGCCGGGGACCCGCACCGGTTCATCGAGGCGCCCGGCATCTATCAGCAGATCCGCCTGGCCTGCCCGGAGTACGACGTGCTCGGGTTCGCCGTGCCCGGCGTGCCGGGCCTGCCGCATTTCGGGCACGCCGGTGCGGTGGCCTGGGCCATCACCAACGCGATGTCCGACTACCAGGACCTCTACGCCGAGCGGCTGCGCCGGGTCGGTGACGCGGTCGAGGCGTACGGGCCGGACGGGTGGCGGCCGGCGTACCGGCAGGTCGAGACAATCGAGGTGGCGGGCGCCGACCCGGTCGAGGTCGAGGTGATCGAGACCGAGCGGGGGCCGGTGGTCTCCGGCGGCCCCGACGACGATCCCGAGCTGACCGTCAGCCTGCGTCACCCGCCCCGGGTCACCGCCGACCTCGGCTTCGCCGTGCTGCCCGCGCTGCTGCGCGCCCGCACCGTCGGCGACCTGGACGCCGCCCTGGACGGCTGGGTCGAGCCGGTCAACGTGGTGCTCGCCGCCGACACCGACGGTGGCCTGCTGCACCGGGTCGCCGGGCGGGTGCCGCGACGGCACCCGGACAACGGCCTGCGGGTGGTGCCCGGCTGGTCGGCGGAGCACACCTGGCAGGGCTGGCACGACACCCCGCAGTCCCCGGTCGACGGGGTCGCGGTGATGGCCAACGAGCGCGGCATCTCCACCGCCCTCGGCGTCGAGTTCGCCCCGCCGTACCGCGCCGACCGGATCCGTACGCTGCTCACCGCCCGCACCGGTTGGCGCGCGGAGCAGATGGCCGCCGTCCACACCGACACCCACCTGGCCGGCGCCGCACCGCTGCTCGCGGTCCTCGCCGACCTGGACGGCCTCAGCGCCGACGCCGACGCGCTGCGGACCCGCCTGCTGGCGTGGGACCGGCGGATGGCCGCCGACAGCGTCGACGCGGCGGCCTTCGCCGACCTGCGCTCGGCGGTGGCCCGACGGCTCGCCGTCCACCCGGCGCTGGCCGGGCTGGCCGAGCCGCCCGCCCACCCGGAGGTCTTCCACCCCTGGCTGGCCCTGGTGCCCCGGGTCGGGTACGCGGTGGTGCCGCTGCTCCACGCCGACCTGCCCGGCGTGGACCGGGACGCGCTGGTGCGGGCCGCGGCCGAGGAGGTCGCCGCCACCGGCGACACCCGTCGGTGGGGTGAGCGGCACCGGCTGCTGGCGTGGCAGGCCCTGCCCGACCCGGCCGCGCCGCCCGGGCCGGAGCTGCACGGCGACAGCGACTGCGTGCTGGCCACCTCCAGCGTCCCCGGCGTCACCGACCTGTGCCTGCGCGGGCCGGCCGCCCGGTACGTGTGGGACCTGGCCCGCCGCGAGGACAGCCGCTGGGTGGTGCCGCTCGGCGCCACCGGCACCGGAGCACACCGCGACGACCAGCTCCCCCACTGGCTGCGCGGCGACCTGGTCGAGGTGACCTGCGACTGGGACCGCCTCACCGAGGAGCACGATGACTGA
- a CDS encoding GNAT family N-acetyltransferase, protein MTELVFTRHDPGLGEFALRTLDVATDAPLLHRWVTHPKAAFWMMQDADLDRVAAEYGAIAAHPHHDAFLGLWRGEPAFLAERYDPARVELVGLYDAQPGDVGMHFLCAPTDTPVHGFTTAVITTVMAWLFTDPATRRVVVEPDVRNTAVHALNAAVGFEVTGPIDKPEKTALLSICTRERFVAATRSEGASS, encoded by the coding sequence GTGACCGAGCTCGTGTTCACCCGCCACGATCCGGGGCTGGGCGAGTTCGCCCTGCGTACGCTCGACGTGGCCACCGACGCGCCGCTGCTGCACCGCTGGGTCACCCACCCCAAGGCGGCGTTCTGGATGATGCAGGACGCCGACCTGGACCGGGTCGCGGCCGAGTACGGCGCGATCGCCGCCCACCCGCACCACGACGCCTTCCTCGGCCTGTGGCGCGGCGAGCCGGCGTTCCTCGCCGAACGCTACGACCCGGCCCGGGTGGAGCTGGTCGGCCTCTACGACGCGCAGCCAGGCGACGTCGGCATGCACTTCCTCTGCGCGCCCACCGACACCCCCGTGCACGGCTTCACCACCGCCGTGATCACCACCGTGATGGCCTGGCTCTTCACCGACCCCGCCACCCGTCGGGTCGTGGTCGAGCCGGACGTGCGCAACACCGCCGTGCACGCGCTCAACGCGGCGGTCGGGTTCGAGGTGACCGGCCCGATCGACAAGCCGGAGAAGACGGCGCTGTTGAGCATCTGCACCCGGGAACGGTTCGTCGCCGCGACCCGTAGCGAAGGAGCATCATCGTGA
- a CDS encoding trans-aconitate 2-methyltransferase, with the protein MDVFGSVADLYDTVRPGYPPEIAGEIVAYHGGTPASVVEIGAGTGKATTALARIGAPLTCIEPDPRMAALLAARHPGVRLHVSTFDQWSPPAGGVDVLACAMAWHWLDPATRNAHARRALAPGGTLAVLGHRYDYTDPGQRAAIRSALHALDPTVRERPTDWFHQDIVDHGQFVDVRQEVFRRELPLDRQRYLDLVRTFGPYLSRSPEQQRAGLTVLGRLVDDFGGTVLLDLRTTLVLGRAGRRTGHAGRQRSDRA; encoded by the coding sequence GTGGACGTCTTCGGATCGGTGGCCGACCTGTACGACACCGTCCGGCCGGGCTATCCGCCCGAGATCGCCGGGGAGATCGTCGCCTACCACGGCGGCACGCCCGCGTCCGTGGTCGAGATAGGTGCCGGCACCGGCAAGGCAACGACCGCGCTCGCCCGCATCGGCGCACCCCTGACCTGCATCGAGCCCGATCCCCGGATGGCGGCGCTGCTGGCCGCGCGTCACCCCGGTGTTCGCCTCCACGTCAGCACCTTCGACCAGTGGTCGCCACCCGCCGGTGGGGTCGACGTGCTGGCCTGCGCCATGGCCTGGCACTGGCTGGATCCGGCCACCCGCAACGCACACGCACGGCGGGCACTCGCGCCCGGCGGCACACTGGCTGTCCTCGGGCACCGCTACGACTACACCGACCCCGGCCAACGAGCGGCGATCCGATCGGCACTGCACGCCCTGGACCCCACCGTGCGGGAGCGGCCCACGGACTGGTTCCACCAGGACATCGTCGACCATGGACAGTTCGTCGACGTCCGCCAGGAGGTCTTCCGACGCGAGCTGCCCCTCGACCGGCAACGCTATCTCGACCTGGTGCGCACCTTCGGGCCGTACCTCTCCCGGTCGCCGGAGCAGCAACGGGCTGGTCTGACCGTCCTCGGCCGACTGGTCGACGACTTCGGTGGCACTGTCCTCCTCGACCTGCGCACCACGCTGGTGCTGGGCCGGGCGGGACGGCGCACCGGTCACGCCGGCCGGCAGCGCTCCGACAGGGCGTAG
- a CDS encoding lysylphosphatidylglycerol synthase domain-containing protein — MGDVAGGAVSTAAPAGRSFWAWARLALGLAVLVGLLLWLGTGPFLAGLRLIDAPALGAALAIGLFTTVCVAWRWSLVAGGLGVGLPLREAVAHCYRAIFLNATLPGGILGDVHRAVRHGRDVGDVGRGIRAVVWERVAGQVVLVAVAVVLLFVFPSPVRPYLPVATAVAVAVLAGVVLTARMLPQSGATRVTRAIGTAVSDVRHGLLGRRTWLGVLLASALAIGGHLATFLVAARTAGSTAPLTLLLPLTLLALLAMAVPANVAGFGPREGVAAWAFAAAGLTAAEGVAAATVYGALVLVASLPGAAVLLARRVRVPATV; from the coding sequence GTGGGGGATGTAGCTGGTGGCGCCGTCTCCACGGCCGCCCCGGCGGGTCGGTCGTTCTGGGCTTGGGCACGACTGGCGCTGGGACTCGCCGTGCTCGTCGGGCTGCTGCTGTGGCTGGGAACGGGACCGTTCCTGGCCGGACTGCGGCTGATCGACGCACCCGCGTTGGGTGCCGCGCTCGCCATCGGCCTGTTCACCACGGTCTGTGTCGCCTGGCGGTGGAGCCTGGTCGCCGGTGGTCTCGGCGTCGGGCTGCCGCTGCGGGAGGCGGTCGCGCACTGCTACCGGGCGATCTTCCTGAACGCCACGCTGCCCGGCGGGATCCTCGGCGACGTGCACCGGGCGGTACGCCACGGCCGTGACGTCGGTGACGTGGGACGCGGCATCCGGGCGGTGGTCTGGGAGCGCGTCGCAGGTCAGGTGGTGCTGGTCGCGGTCGCGGTGGTGCTGCTGTTCGTGTTCCCCTCGCCGGTGCGGCCGTACCTGCCGGTGGCGACCGCCGTCGCGGTCGCGGTGCTGGCCGGCGTGGTGCTGACGGCCCGGATGCTGCCGCAGTCGGGCGCCACCCGGGTCACCCGCGCGATCGGTACGGCCGTCTCCGACGTGCGCCACGGCCTGCTGGGCCGACGCACCTGGCTGGGTGTGCTGCTCGCCTCCGCGCTCGCGATCGGCGGGCACCTGGCGACGTTCCTGGTGGCGGCGCGGACGGCGGGCTCCACCGCGCCGCTGACCCTGCTGCTGCCGCTGACCCTGCTTGCCCTGCTCGCGATGGCCGTGCCGGCGAACGTCGCCGGTTTCGGTCCGCGCGAGGGGGTGGCCGCGTGGGCGTTCGCCGCCGCCGGCCTGACCGCCGCCGAGGGGGTGGCCGCGGCGACCGTGTACGGGGCTCTCGTGCTCGTCGCGAGCCTGCCCGGAGCGGCCGTGCTGCTGGCTCGACGTGTCCGTGTACCCGCCACCGTATGA
- a CDS encoding GNAT family N-acetyltransferase, with translation MTDPHHHRRHVPGFGTVTFRPVDPEADADVIHGWVSQDRARFWGMGDADRDRVVEVYRYVDSLPSHHAYLTLRDGQPVALFQGYQPEHDPVGECYPVRPGDYGGHLLIGTPVRPEPGFTGTLLAEFVAFVFTDPTRRRLIMEPDARNDKAIARLRRAGFVEGPLIDLPHKQARLMFLDRPRVALDPGSSGIPAPQ, from the coding sequence ATGACTGACCCGCACCACCACCGGCGGCACGTCCCCGGTTTCGGCACCGTCACCTTCCGGCCGGTCGACCCGGAGGCCGACGCGGACGTCATCCACGGCTGGGTCAGCCAGGACCGGGCCCGCTTCTGGGGGATGGGCGACGCCGACCGGGACCGGGTCGTGGAGGTCTACCGGTACGTCGACTCGCTGCCCAGCCACCACGCGTACCTCACCCTGCGCGACGGGCAGCCGGTGGCGCTGTTCCAGGGCTACCAGCCCGAACACGACCCGGTCGGCGAGTGTTACCCGGTACGCCCCGGCGACTACGGCGGCCACCTGCTGATCGGCACCCCGGTACGCCCCGAGCCCGGGTTCACCGGCACGCTGCTCGCCGAGTTCGTCGCGTTCGTCTTCACCGACCCCACCCGACGGCGGCTGATCATGGAGCCGGACGCCCGCAACGACAAGGCGATCGCCCGCCTGCGGCGGGCCGGTTTCGTCGAGGGCCCGTTGATCGACCTGCCGCACAAACAGGCCCGCCTGATGTTCCTCGACCGACCCAGGGTCGCGCTCGATCCAGGATCGAGTGGCATCCCAGCGCCGCAGTGA